In Amyelois transitella isolate CPQ chromosome 5, ilAmyTran1.1, whole genome shotgun sequence, one DNA window encodes the following:
- the LOC106139355 gene encoding TNF receptor-associated factor 4 isoform X3, with the protein MIKLIIAKLKKAIYPDPESEKAIMGSVVYCIHHKDGCQWSDELRKLKAHLNTCKHDAVLCAAQCGAMIPRVLMQDHLRYTCPRRRANCEHCHKEFSGSALEEHQGNCGHEPVYCENKCGAKVQRRHTQQHLQQHCSKRLVPCRHCNQRYTQDTVAAHGAGCARAPVPCPQRCAAAPLPRDELDAHLRDHCAAAGLACAFRDAGCRFKGTRQALERHTEDSCQQHLALVSSLASRQARQLESLRAAVSRLSVNCSGVLVWRITDWAAKMADAKCKDGVELVSPIFYTSQYGYKLQASLFLNGNGAGEATHMSVYIKILPGEYDAILRWPFAHTVAFTLFDQSSNPDRACNIVESFVPDPTWKNFQRPSKEPDALGFGFPRFVSHEMLKKRNFIKDDVMFLRVKVDPSKIVAV; encoded by the exons atgattaaattaataattgccaagttaaaaaaagcg ATATACCCAGATCCCGAGTCGGAGAAGGCGATAATGGGATCAGTGGTGTACTGCATCCATCACAAGGATGGATGCCAGTGGTCGGATGAACTACGCAAATTAAAG GCCCACCTCAACACATGCAAGCACGATGCGGTGCTGTGCGCTGCTCAATGTGGCGCGATGATCCCCCGCGTTCTGATGCAGGACCACCTCCGCTATACCTGTCCGAGGCGAAGGGCCAATTGCGAGCATTGCCATAAGGAGTTCTCTGGCAGCGCTTTGGAG GAGCACCAAGGCAACTGTGGTCACGAGCCGGTGTACTGCGAGAACAAGTGCGGCGCCAAGGTCCAGAGGCGGCATACACAGCAGCATTTGCAACAGCACTGCAGCAAACGACTCGTGCCTTGTAGACATTGTAATCAGCGTTACACCCAG GATACAGTCGCAGCCCACGGCGCCGGCTGCGCGCGCGCTCCCGTGCCGTGCCCGCAGCGCTGCGCGGCCGCGCCGCTCCCGCGCGACGAGCTGGACGCGCATCTCCGTGATCACTGCGCAGCCGCTGGTTTGGCCTGCGCGTTTAGGGACGCTGGCTGTCGGTTCAAG GGTACCAGACAAGCTCTAGAACGGCATACAGAAGACAGCTGCCAACAGCACCTAGCCCTGGTTTCTTCCCTGGCCAGCAGACAAGCCAGGCAGCTGGAAAGTCTCCGCGCGGCAGTTTCCAGGCTATCAGTAAACTGTTCCGGAGTCCTTGTATGGAGGATCACGGACTGGGCCGCCAAGATGGCGGACGCTAAATGCAAAGATGGCGTCGAGTTGGtgtcacccattttttacacGAGCCAATATGGATATAAGTTGCAG gcgtCTCTATTTCTGAACGGTAACGGCGCTGGCGAAGCTACCCACATGTCGGTTTATATCAAAATTCTGCCCGGCGAATACGACGCCATCTTGCGGTGGCCATTCGCCCACACGGTCGCCTTCACTCTCTTCGACCAGAGCTCCAACCCTGACAGAGCCTGCAACATCGTCGAGAGCTTCGTACCTGACCCCACGTGGAAAAACTTCCAGAGACCCTCAAAAGAGCCTGATGCATTGGGCTTCGGCTTCCCAAGGTTCGTCTCCCACGAGATGTTGAAGAAGAGGAATTTTATCAAAGATGACGTCATGTTCTTGAGAGTTAAAGTGGATCCGAGTAAAATTGTAGCTGTTTAA
- the LOC106139355 gene encoding TNF receptor-associated factor 4 isoform X4, which produces MCSIFERTIYPDPESEKAIMGSVVYCIHHKDGCQWSDELRKLKAHLNTCKHDAVLCAAQCGAMIPRVLMQDHLRYTCPRRRANCEHCHKEFSGSALEEHQGNCGHEPVYCENKCGAKVQRRHTQQHLQQHCSKRLVPCRHCNQRYTQDTVAAHGAGCARAPVPCPQRCAAAPLPRDELDAHLRDHCAAAGLACAFRDAGCRFKGTRQALERHTEDSCQQHLALVSSLASRQARQLESLRAAVSRLSVNCSGVLVWRITDWAAKMADAKCKDGVELVSPIFYTSQYGYKLQASLFLNGNGAGEATHMSVYIKILPGEYDAILRWPFAHTVAFTLFDQSSNPDRACNIVESFVPDPTWKNFQRPSKEPDALGFGFPRFVSHEMLKKRNFIKDDVMFLRVKVDPSKIVAV; this is translated from the exons ATGTGTTCCATATTCGAACGCACG ATATACCCAGATCCCGAGTCGGAGAAGGCGATAATGGGATCAGTGGTGTACTGCATCCATCACAAGGATGGATGCCAGTGGTCGGATGAACTACGCAAATTAAAG GCCCACCTCAACACATGCAAGCACGATGCGGTGCTGTGCGCTGCTCAATGTGGCGCGATGATCCCCCGCGTTCTGATGCAGGACCACCTCCGCTATACCTGTCCGAGGCGAAGGGCCAATTGCGAGCATTGCCATAAGGAGTTCTCTGGCAGCGCTTTGGAG GAGCACCAAGGCAACTGTGGTCACGAGCCGGTGTACTGCGAGAACAAGTGCGGCGCCAAGGTCCAGAGGCGGCATACACAGCAGCATTTGCAACAGCACTGCAGCAAACGACTCGTGCCTTGTAGACATTGTAATCAGCGTTACACCCAG GATACAGTCGCAGCCCACGGCGCCGGCTGCGCGCGCGCTCCCGTGCCGTGCCCGCAGCGCTGCGCGGCCGCGCCGCTCCCGCGCGACGAGCTGGACGCGCATCTCCGTGATCACTGCGCAGCCGCTGGTTTGGCCTGCGCGTTTAGGGACGCTGGCTGTCGGTTCAAG GGTACCAGACAAGCTCTAGAACGGCATACAGAAGACAGCTGCCAACAGCACCTAGCCCTGGTTTCTTCCCTGGCCAGCAGACAAGCCAGGCAGCTGGAAAGTCTCCGCGCGGCAGTTTCCAGGCTATCAGTAAACTGTTCCGGAGTCCTTGTATGGAGGATCACGGACTGGGCCGCCAAGATGGCGGACGCTAAATGCAAAGATGGCGTCGAGTTGGtgtcacccattttttacacGAGCCAATATGGATATAAGTTGCAG gcgtCTCTATTTCTGAACGGTAACGGCGCTGGCGAAGCTACCCACATGTCGGTTTATATCAAAATTCTGCCCGGCGAATACGACGCCATCTTGCGGTGGCCATTCGCCCACACGGTCGCCTTCACTCTCTTCGACCAGAGCTCCAACCCTGACAGAGCCTGCAACATCGTCGAGAGCTTCGTACCTGACCCCACGTGGAAAAACTTCCAGAGACCCTCAAAAGAGCCTGATGCATTGGGCTTCGGCTTCCCAAGGTTCGTCTCCCACGAGATGTTGAAGAAGAGGAATTTTATCAAAGATGACGTCATGTTCTTGAGAGTTAAAGTGGATCCGAGTAAAATTGTAGCTGTTTAA
- the LOC106139355 gene encoding TNF receptor-associated factor 4 isoform X2, which yields MTPVGLLFKVNSEGLFTCPVNASPVDYAKIYPDPESEKAIMGSVVYCIHHKDGCQWSDELRKLKAHLNTCKHDAVLCAAQCGAMIPRVLMQDHLRYTCPRRRANCEHCHKEFSGSALEEHQGNCGHEPVYCENKCGAKVQRRHTQQHLQQHCSKRLVPCRHCNQRYTQDTVAAHGAGCARAPVPCPQRCAAAPLPRDELDAHLRDHCAAAGLACAFRDAGCRFKGTRQALERHTEDSCQQHLALVSSLASRQARQLESLRAAVSRLSVNCSGVLVWRITDWAAKMADAKCKDGVELVSPIFYTSQYGYKLQASLFLNGNGAGEATHMSVYIKILPGEYDAILRWPFAHTVAFTLFDQSSNPDRACNIVESFVPDPTWKNFQRPSKEPDALGFGFPRFVSHEMLKKRNFIKDDVMFLRVKVDPSKIVAV from the exons ATATACCCAGATCCCGAGTCGGAGAAGGCGATAATGGGATCAGTGGTGTACTGCATCCATCACAAGGATGGATGCCAGTGGTCGGATGAACTACGCAAATTAAAG GCCCACCTCAACACATGCAAGCACGATGCGGTGCTGTGCGCTGCTCAATGTGGCGCGATGATCCCCCGCGTTCTGATGCAGGACCACCTCCGCTATACCTGTCCGAGGCGAAGGGCCAATTGCGAGCATTGCCATAAGGAGTTCTCTGGCAGCGCTTTGGAG GAGCACCAAGGCAACTGTGGTCACGAGCCGGTGTACTGCGAGAACAAGTGCGGCGCCAAGGTCCAGAGGCGGCATACACAGCAGCATTTGCAACAGCACTGCAGCAAACGACTCGTGCCTTGTAGACATTGTAATCAGCGTTACACCCAG GATACAGTCGCAGCCCACGGCGCCGGCTGCGCGCGCGCTCCCGTGCCGTGCCCGCAGCGCTGCGCGGCCGCGCCGCTCCCGCGCGACGAGCTGGACGCGCATCTCCGTGATCACTGCGCAGCCGCTGGTTTGGCCTGCGCGTTTAGGGACGCTGGCTGTCGGTTCAAG GGTACCAGACAAGCTCTAGAACGGCATACAGAAGACAGCTGCCAACAGCACCTAGCCCTGGTTTCTTCCCTGGCCAGCAGACAAGCCAGGCAGCTGGAAAGTCTCCGCGCGGCAGTTTCCAGGCTATCAGTAAACTGTTCCGGAGTCCTTGTATGGAGGATCACGGACTGGGCCGCCAAGATGGCGGACGCTAAATGCAAAGATGGCGTCGAGTTGGtgtcacccattttttacacGAGCCAATATGGATATAAGTTGCAG gcgtCTCTATTTCTGAACGGTAACGGCGCTGGCGAAGCTACCCACATGTCGGTTTATATCAAAATTCTGCCCGGCGAATACGACGCCATCTTGCGGTGGCCATTCGCCCACACGGTCGCCTTCACTCTCTTCGACCAGAGCTCCAACCCTGACAGAGCCTGCAACATCGTCGAGAGCTTCGTACCTGACCCCACGTGGAAAAACTTCCAGAGACCCTCAAAAGAGCCTGATGCATTGGGCTTCGGCTTCCCAAGGTTCGTCTCCCACGAGATGTTGAAGAAGAGGAATTTTATCAAAGATGACGTCATGTTCTTGAGAGTTAAAGTGGATCCGAGTAAAATTGTAGCTGTTTAA